The genomic stretch GATTcatgtttctccttttcttctccagGCCGGAGTATCACATCAGTACATCTGACCAAACATTTAGAGCTCTAACACTTTCATTTACAATTGTCCcaaagctttacagagataaacatGTTTACAGGTTGAAATCAGTGactacaaaactacacaaagcatgtacttgagtacaGATACAGTCTGTAAAATACGACTCCAgtaaccaattacatttacttgattactgtccaccacttaGTGTTGAAATTTCTTCACAAACTTTCCATCATTTGGTCTGTTTGATCTCTTTGCCATCACACCGACTCTGTTGATTAAGTACATGATGTCTGATAGCAGCAGCTTTTCTTTGAGTCaaacaataaatctgacatatgcatcCAGTcaacagatcaaatattttcataaacCTCACTGGGCTACTTCACATCAGCAACACCGACTCAcatcattcataaaaaaaaaaaaacgatggcACCTGCATTCATCGCGACTTGTTTCTAACTAATGAATCAattaattatcattaatataataattgtgtCAGACAGTCATATATACAATGGgttgcaaaatcatgatccgaCTAAACAGATACTTCAAATAGGGTACAATATTCAACAATCAGACATTTATTATCAGTCATTGGACGCCTGTTTGAAAGTTGACAGTCTGcacgtttcttaccttcaccacttTTTTCCATACagatcaattttctgttctaatctcaacaagtctgagcATCAATCAGGggctgcatttttatgatgtcattcaatacaaaatattttacaggaTTTTAAACCTACTAAAATACGAAACAAGTaatttgatacaaaatatgaagccattttcatcaaccctctcaaatacaaattacaaaatactactttatatttcaaatacatatttaaaatacacgTATCATGAATACTGTTCACCCCTGAGTCTAGtgataagtttatccctaatgagtgaggaaaaactccctgaggaagaagccttgagaggaatcagattTAAAAGCGAACCCATTCTTATCTGTGTGCCACTGAATTTCATTATAGTTCAGTGTACTGATCAATGCTGTTCATGTGAACTGTGGTCCAGAGTCTCtgcagcagactgttgatattaatatcattaaattACACTAAATACCTGATATACAATGATTCATttgctaatttattttttcttcagtctGTCAGTCGCCAAATactaaacaatatatttttcctCCTACAGAGATTTTTGCCAAAGTTAAAAGCAATAACATTATTGAGGTTGAACCGTCCGAGCTGCATTTCAGTGGGTTTGAAGTGGGAAAAGAGTACAGAAAGGCTGTGGTAggtaaagtgtttttttatttagaaatgcaCACATACTGTACGCTGGGTCAGATATGAACAATCGCTTGCAGAAtcgtgtgtgagggtgtgtaaaTGAAAACGCGATTCTTACAtgtaacatgtaaaaaaaaacaaaaagaaaagaaagcaagtAAACAGAAATCCATTCTAACAAATTCACCTCATGTGTGCTACTGTATCAGCAATGTTTACAGAAACTCACTCTACTGCACTATTGCATCACTCcctcacactgtacactctcaATATGCTTTTGTCTTGTTTATtggatatctatctatctatctatctatctatctatctatctatctatctatctatctatctatctatctatctatctatgctgCCACAATATTTTGAATATGTCTAAATTAAGGCAAATCAgctaattacaaatataaaaaaaaataaatatatataatatataataaaatatatatatatatatatatatatatatatatatatatatatatatatatatatatatatatatatataatatatatatatatatatatatatatatatatatatatatatatatatatatatatatatatatatatatatatatataaaatatataaattattatatggtgaaattattataatatatatatacttgaatAATTTcaataatgatatatatatatatatatatgcaatttcaccagggttctggaggaacattgtctcgtttttactgtgtaccactgtgtttAGTAGAGATGACAATAGAAGCCcctttgacttgactttatttaaaaaaactataataaaagaTTGATAAATGAACCCTATCACTCTGAAAGTCTTCATATTGACATtatgaaagtaaaaagaaagcaGTACTCAGCAAAATCATTATTTCtctattgtgtttatttttacagaaaatcaTCAACATATCTACTAAGGTGATCCGCATCCACGTTATTCCCCCCGAAACCAAGTACTTTCGAACTGAACATACACCAATGGTAACTATGCAATTTAGCTCACTGGTTTCTGTCCGAATATTCTGTATCTTTTATCTTTAAATATCTAACTTGATATTTCTAACATTTCTGGTGTGTTTTGCAGAGTCGACTAGTTCCTGGACTTGCTCACACTATCACCGTGCACTTCAGGCCAAACGAATGGCGCTACTTTTTTGACAGCATCCGGATCCACTGTAAGGTCAGACTCCTAAAATCTCCTGATTAAATGTTAAGTAATGGTGGTTGAAGATTGAAAATTAGCATCTGTGGTAtgcagtggcagaaagaaaactttggtgGAGGCACCAAAAACAGTTCCTATTATAATACATCACATAGAAAGTCGTCCTCAGTGATACgaaaaaaaggagggaaatTCGTCTCCATAAACACGAATCTGTACATTCAGAGAAGAATACATTTGGAGAAGGTTTgatatacatttcatttttttctttagggaGAGGAGAACTTGCTGGTTAATGTTCATGCTTATCCTGTCATCGATGATCTAAACATTCCACCACAGATAGACCTGTCTCCTGTACCACTGGGACAAAGGTACCTGCACTTCCTTTTAATGGCTACTCATTATATCCTCACATCTAATGTAGTACTTTGAGGcctaataaaatatgtttagacatttatagtttttctcagttgctttggagctcagatcagaaatgaaattctcaaaactacttgttcaacctccatggtggtctagtggttaggatgcggtgctctcaccgctgtggcccgggttcgatccccggtcagggaaccaaccccagcctctcttagtgctggtcccaagcccagataaatggggagggttgcgttaggaagggcatccagcgtaaaaacatgaaGAACTTTCTTTCGGGCGCCGTCATACTGAGAACACGAACGTTTCGAGGATCCTGTTTGTGAACACTGACAAAAGAACGTGTTATTCTGATGGTAACAAGATGTTcgttgacacaaatacttacttttgatagatgaaataattgtttttagaGAAGTACATGGcttttgtgttgtgctgttcAGACAAATTGTTTGAGAAATTCACtgactggtttgcaaatattaagatcTGTtggagaaatgctccaaagaaactgagaaaaaaactgtaatggCTGCTAATTATTTATATCCTCATATCACATGTAGTCCTCTGTAGTACTCGGGCTATATACTAAAACATGTTTGAGGTTAAACCCAGTTCTtgatatctttattttatattacatttaataatgggGAAGTCGTAGCTCACTGttgaagatgttggacttctgatcaggttgtgagtttaaataccACCActagctgccactgctgggcccttggtggagagtgtgtttttttttttttggccaggtTGTGTTTTCCATCATTATATTACAAAAgtagaaaagggaaaaaatatacCGTATtattcggactataagccgctacgttttgaaccccgcggcttaaacaacgaagcggcttatttatgaatttttcctgggtttttcccggtttcacaaacttcaagacaaaaaactgaaccccataacattagaccaatgaaatttccgaacagaaatgaaaaaacgcacctcacctgtgttctgagctgcacggcattgggagaaaaaacgttttttttaaacgcttGACGATtgaaaaagataaactcctgagagaaatagtaagacagtgaacaatgactttcttggtcggctagtgtttagatacaagccgtgtaacgcgttgagtctgggtgaagagAGAGTTTGCTAaatccagttacaacagaaatcatcagaggtggcaaaagtacacacatcctttacttaagtagaagtacagatactcatgttttaaaatactcgggtaaaagttgaagtactgattacagtggaacctcggagctcgcgagggttagggaccaagacctgTCGCAAGTTCCaaattttcgcgaccttttgatacgccccttccaacccagtaaaaacccaaagaacactatacgaaatcgatttaaatgagtaaataacactatttcactccataacacttaattattagactattttaacaatactttatgtaaattaacagcaattaaaatgcttaattaaaaaaaataaagtaaaggtacagtaaagtatgcagtagagaagtacagaaaatacagtacaatacagtacagaaaatacagtaatgggtactcactttatatagtatgctgaagtgtgttttaatgagagaaaccttgattagaaatgttaaaactagcgttttgagcagctcatgttgctcacgagccgatctgaatgagagtcgccggtcggaatgaaagtcgcgagcatgcgaggtcgcgagcgctgaggtCATgactccgaggttccactgtatacctttttacttaagtgaaagtaaagaagtcttggttcagacatgtacttaagtaaaaagtagttattacttctacatgttttagctgttaactggacctcacatcatattaatatttgataagacagacagacagacagacagatgtaagcatatgtacagtgattaaatataaaggctataacagtgcagagacgtgtggacatcatttaagagcctttgctatgtttccacacagacaggtgataccggagaaagtgcacctcttcaagtcaagaagcttttatatatatatatatatatatatatatatatatatatatatatatatatatatatatatatatatataatcatagacatattacagatttaaatgatttattgtttttatctgtacgatcaataaagacagtaatttatgtttgCGTCACCataatgagggaaaaacccacaaaacgccacctagagggtaaattgtgtaaaacatggcagatttggtgtttgatttgagacttggcacaaaaataaaacaaatgtttactgattaaaaatatttttatctggagtttatttatttattttatatctaagtaaagaagggacgtcgtgaatgTTTTGATGGAGAtcttaattttgcctcttttatatttagttatttatttatgtatttacatttttttgaaaaatggtaaaaacagaaatgcgcactgaattgatagcgcgttaataacatttagtgccgtttacaataattttgacagccaaatttaaatgtatatattaatacaaaactaattaaaaatgttgttacctaatgaatgtatccaggctgaagatccacatatagaacacaagcagagaaaatatgatgatgatcatgaatgtgtctgttctcagtcatgtttaatcactgactccctctgtctcatccacattaaccccaaacttcttactgcttctgcctgctgattcttatcttcataaagagtgagagtcaggactttatacaccagcggattgaaaaagacgcgcagtgacaggaaatcggttgttcggctgaaatcggcgcgcagtgaaaataaaaaatatattttaccaaatcaatggattaaaactaaagtaacgagtcggttttgaaaatgtaagaagtaaaaagtacagatatttgtgtaaaaatgtaatgagtaaaagtaaaaagtataaataaaaataaatagtgggtaaagtactgataccagaaaaatctacttaagtacagtaacgaaatATGTGTACTCCATTACTGTCTACCTCtggaaatcatataagcacagacaggtttccaaaactcgtgctttattatttttcttggcaacatcgttacggttagtcaaagaaacttcagaaaaacatcagaaaataataaggacatattcctcggtcttgcacacatgcagtaatagcggaaaaatgcggcggcaggctattcccaaaatgccgctttgctcctaaaggaagcgcaacatatttcacccgttacaccgtgtaacagacactgtctttcatttatgcctgtgtaaagtttatttgtttcaactgcggcttatagacaggtgcagcttatttatgttcaaaataaaaatctttgtcaaattcagtgggtgcggcttatatatgggtgcgcttaatagtccggaaattacggtaaataattttgtataaagaTCAACACTTTTCTTGTTTGTATGTCACCTGCTACTGAGTCAAAATATTACTTATTGTTGACTTTTACCAGATATAATCTGCACTTGTAAATGATTTATCCTTAgagattgtgtgtttttattatattgtatttttattgttaaaatctgcatgtctctctctctctctctctctctctctctctctctctctctctctttcattccaAGCTCCACTTATGCGCTTCCTCTGAGATGCAGCAGTCCAGTAGACTTTGAGTTCCAGGTATACTACTTGAGTTCTCATGAGGCGTTTAGCATACAACCTCTGTCAGGTAATGATGCTTTCTTCAGAATAATTTCAAAATTTACCCTGAGATAATTATGTATATAAGAGATGGTTACACAGTAAAATGGATTTTTCTTGGTTCCCAAAGTTCAAAGAATGCACATGAGCTGTGTGGAGAACATTCTACAGacgtaatgatttttttttttcaagagaaGATTTGAATTATTGTTTAGACTGTAACTCTAgtctaaaaaaaacagcagactgAAGACAGAATAGTGTGAATTTCCCTGCCTGAACAACACgatcagagcaacttacaaaagtgctttaaaatctttatCAGAAATGACATTCTAATGTTTATAATTAAGTTGGTTTGACAAAGCCAGTGTACTGCTTTACTTTTTTAGGATCTTCATGATGATTTTCCTGTTACAGAAACTCAACGTGGTCAAAAATCCCCATTGACTTGATCTACTGTACTTCATGTACAGTTTTTCAATAGTAGACAATAAAAAACTCTTTAAAACTTCCCTTCACTTACTTTACAGGAACTTTCAGAGCTGGGAAAAATTCAACATTCAAACTCCAACAgttaaaactcacacacacagccagtagctgtaacacacacttcGAATTCATCTATCTCTTTAGCACTGTAACACTCTTTCACTTTAtcttcactatatggacaaacgattggggacacctgactgtaagatttatatgtgcattttaaacatcctattatacatttaataataaccttcattctttttggagattttggagtgggcttgtggagatttactCTATTTGGCCtgttattagtattaatattagtaaAGTCCTGTATTGATGAaacctggggtgaagtcagctttccaattcatttTAAAGATGTTCCATGGTGATCTTCCATTTCAaaccatttaaagcatatcttcatggagctagctttgtgcaccgGGTGCATtgtctggaacaggtttgggtctcatagtttaaGTAAATGAAAAATCCAATGCTACTGAAACCAAACTCATCTTAAGCTTTGATgtaatagtttggggaagaaccacatatagctggaaaaaaatcaggtgtctcaatgcttctgtccatatagtgtcaaTATACATCTATATCATCTATCTCTTAAGTGTCATCAATTTCTATTTGTCCATTTATCTTTCTAAAACTTTACCTGTAAAACACACCATCACTACATGTTCAGATTTGAACTTTCTGACTGGCTTTGTTAAGccaacattaaaatgtatatttgttaaGCTACTTATCtagttttgcatttatttatttatttatttatttatttatttatttatttatttatttatttaaaataaatcagacaTTTACTCATCAGAAtcaaaaatagttttatttctaGGAATGTGTTTGGGTGACAGAAGCTTTCAGTTGCACATTTGTATAAaagctaattaaaataaaataaatttaaataaaaaatgaaaaaaattaaaagtggtATTTTATtgcacagaaaaacacaaagataataaataaaaagtggtatttttttaatttgtattgcaCAATGATAAGGCCATTTAAATGTTCATGAGCTAGATTGTTTGGGGGGAGaaacttttgttttgtctggctGTCCTGGTGTTCTGTAACAACGgccaaacaaatacaaatacttgtGCAAAACTTAACAAAGCCTCAAGCTGTAACCTATAGGTGATGTTAAGATGTGTTTCTCTTTGCAGAAAATGTCATTTTGCAGACTTTAAAAcgataaatataaaatatagttcCAAATAGTATTCCATATTTACAGCCCAAAAGTATGAAATGATCTTATTTTTGTTCTGCTAGGAGTCATTCCAGCACACGGAAAGACGGATCTATTGGTGACATTCAAACCAAAGCAATATGGAATGGCTGAAATCACTCTGCATTTGGTCATCGCTCAGTTCAACTCGAAAcccttcctctgcacatttaCTGCCTCCTGCCCTCCCAATCTGACTCCAAAGTACTGCCAATCTTTAATACTCTTATCTTTATAATATTCTTTATGTAGTAGATTCTCATATTGCAAATTATATGTTGaatatccagtggtcagtatgagagaattggactaagtaccaaattttaactgctttaatacaagatacacaaagcTGTTATCACTGggggtgtactcaattttgttggcagttatttagacaatggCTGGCTTATTTTTAGAGAACAGTAAATTTGTACTGctataaaagctgcacattgactactctaaaatatatccaagtttaaaaTCTATAGTATTGCCTCTTAGAATATTATCCTATgaaatgtgatgtgtgtgtatatatatatatatatatatgtgtgtgtgtgtgtgtgtgtgtgtgtgtgtgtgtgtgtgtatgtatgtatatgtatataataccATTGCCTCTACATTAGCCAACAAACAGAAAAGGATGAGGTTGCGTGTCTCAAACCAAAGGTTGCGTGTTGGAAACCAAAggctaaaagaaaacaaaggatACAGAAGGTAGTCTTTCTCAGGATGTTTACTGCTTCCAACACTGCATTCACTTTTTTAGCTGACTTTAAAACTTTAGAATTTGAAATTgtcatattataatttttttctttttaattttttttttttacaaaacattaagaaaaaaacCCCAGGTCCGATTACACCCAGCTCTGATCTAGATCTTACCAGCCATGGTAATCTTGCTAAAATGCTGATTCAAAGCCAAGATAAAATTAGCTACAAGGACCTCGGAGAAGGTAAGAGATGAATGTTGGAAAACTATAGAAAATACAATATTAGAATGGAtcgctttattttttttataaactggtTTATGTATTTTTGCATACGAATTGACGTAATTTAATCTCTCTGTGGTAAAATTCAGAATAAACTTTCTGTGGTGATAAAAACTATCAGCAAGGTATCACAGTAGTTGCAAACTTCCAACTTCAATTTTGGTGGTATATCCATATtggggatttattttttttgttctttatactATTTTCTGTAGGCATTTCAAGTAAACACCTCTAAATAAACATGATTTTATATGgactttatattaaaaataagtattttcaCTATAATGGGAAAATTCGAATGTCAGGAGAGGATGTTGGAAATCACTTACgccagttaaataaaaaaaattcccagcACTGTTATAATTGCCGGGACAGGAGATGATTAGATTTTGGCACCTGTGAATAAAAGCACAGATGTGCTGAAAAGAGAATGTCTTTACTACATGATTTAATCTACTATTTTTAAGGAAATATTTGTCCAACCATGATACTTTTGTGCTTTACAATGCTGTGTTGTTACTAAAACATCATGAGAATACAAGTCACTGTCTGTATTTTGGCATTAATAACACATGCTGTGCATATAAAGTTTAATTTCTTCGGAATATTAAATATCCGTCACAAATTATACACAGTGAACAATGAATAACATGCTCAAAAACATAGAATAGTCGTCTGGTATCTTGGACTAATGTAGTTTGCATGCACATAAAAGACACATTTTTAGTTGTGCTATAGTTtgactttattaaataaaattgcttattatttattttgcaaaatatttaatagctGAAACCATGGAAACAAGTAGAAACTATTGTAGCAACCAATTTAGAGtgattgaaatgtaaaatgaacataaatatttttaaattttgttttaagCCAAGCATTTATCATTAACATTTGTGTTTAATTGTGTTCAATTCATTGAAGCAACAACTCATACCAACACTGCAGACCAAACAAGACAGATTAAAGAGGCTGCTTTTGAAAGTCAAGTTCAAGAAAATGTTCAGAAAGACAGTATACATCTTCTAGGGTATGTAATAtggtaataatatttattatgcatTAACAGCCGTATGTACAGTCTGGATGATTGTTATCAtgtgatcatcatcactgtaccccataCCATTGTATAtctggacattcggtgcaacccagatgaagatgggttccctcttgagtctggttcctttcaaggtttcttccttatgccatctcggggagtttttcttttgccacagttgccaccggctctctcatcagggacaaacttatttataaagaacatattcacttttaatcaccacattatctgtgtaaagctgctttgagacaatgttcattgttaaaaatgctatacaaataaattgaattgaattgaatgtggCCAACAGTGTAGAGTTTTATTAGAGCTTGTACAATTTTGCTCATTTCTGTAGGCAGGTGCAACTCGGTGATGATTTGTTCTCAGAAGAGCAGAAAATAAAGATTCTGCAAGAACAGGAAGTTGCAGCTTCTGAGTATATGGTACTGTTATGACCTCATTTAAAATTGTAGTAAAATGTTTGGCTTCATAAATCTGCCATTCACATTATGTTTTTATGAAATGGGATTACAGtcctttatatgtgtgtgttttagatgaACAAAGATATGGGTGGCGAGGAAATGGATATCGACCAGACTTGTCGGAAACTGTCGTCTCATCGTGTTGTACATTGTGCAGAAGAGGTAATGGCTAACggaaaaaataaaccaacattGCATTGAAATCGCAATCTAATCCTAAATCATCCCAAATACAACAATGTTTTACATCCAAATATTAAGCGAGTTATTTCTGTACTTTATTCATATACTGTTAagttttttagaattttttgagAATTGTAATTTATGAGAAAACAAACCCAACCAAATAGCACACAAaccaaatgtatacattttgtttattcagcAACTGTATATCTTCTATGTTAATACATTTGTCACCTTCACATCTCTTAAAACCTGAACACTTTTGGTTGCAGCACCCTGACAGCACTCCTGAGTTCTCAGTTTATGAGAGTAACCAATTAGAAA from Silurus meridionalis isolate SWU-2019-XX chromosome 24, ASM1480568v1, whole genome shotgun sequence encodes the following:
- the cfap221 gene encoding cilia- and flagella-associated protein 221 yields the protein MEVVLQTPNSEKKKTILPLGQLVEETRRTPKVSHHLLETKIFAKVKSNNIIEVEPSELHFSGFEVGKEYRKAVKIINISTKVIRIHVIPPETKYFRTEHTPMSRLVPGLAHTITVHFRPNEWRYFFDSIRIHCKGEENLLVNVHAYPVIDDLNIPPQIDLSPVPLGQSSTYALPLRCSSPVDFEFQVYYLSSHEAFSIQPLSGVIPAHGKTDLLVTFKPKQYGMAEITLHLVIAQFNSKPFLCTFTASCPPNLTPNQQTEKDEVACLKPKVACWKPKAKRKQRIQKKKTPGPITPSSDLDLTSHGNLAKMLIQSQDKISYKDLGEATTHTNTADQTRQIKEAAFESQVQENVQKDSIHLLGQVQLGDDLFSEEQKIKILQEQEVAASEYMMNKDMGGEEMDIDQTCRKLSSHRVVHCAEEHPDSTPEFSVYESNQLESRSRVLRLFQQTVRKVILQVRINKRLLLLRELVSTMKKQSGDEENIEEEEQLLDASPEKLLPYMSPVFPSTNQPEETAITKLNVPVEQTEEDLTSTIPLFNLKVPQHYKQMHYQKVAVIDSESSFVPIKQLRKGDQEKELQEQERSKPDVNPILFFRTPHNVLNPQNAHPLRIFNPAPNVHAFRPTPLYLECDPEFHLCPLTRNTICTDQNIKSTQKLFLHREEIIKGTLIWKQFSCLALNAVSSVPALTSSQSPRMSDPFCSLVLPLEAPPPLKDLPDNIREEITETEGAGANLNPSMVQDKLMAYEYSPPTAI